A single Corynebacterium resistens DSM 45100 DNA region contains:
- a CDS encoding heme o synthase produces the protein MEAEQPVTTFADRVKAYIALTKPRVIELLLVATIPAMLQAARGNVDIGLILLTLVGGWMGAASANTFNMVADYDIDQLMRRTRRRPLAKDTVTVNQARIFAWVMMIASVLFLGLLAHSWLAAGFVVLTIWFYIYVYTKWLKRRTWQNVIWGGAAGCMPVIVGWAATTDNHGGALHAGWSSWIQAIILFMIIFFWTPPHTWALGMRYREDYEAAGVPMMPVVKPPLEVTRQILAYTWATVITSLLLVPAAGWIYAVVAVASGAWFILMAHRLHIGVKNGTPVKPMKLFFLSNNYLSILFVALSVDAVLGWDTVAQMLS, from the coding sequence ATGGAGGCAGAGCAACCAGTGACCACCTTCGCCGATAGGGTCAAGGCCTATATCGCTTTGACGAAACCTAGGGTCATCGAATTGTTGCTGGTCGCCACCATTCCAGCCATGCTGCAGGCGGCTCGCGGCAATGTCGATATCGGTTTGATCCTGTTGACTTTGGTCGGTGGATGGATGGGCGCCGCGTCCGCTAACACTTTCAATATGGTGGCGGACTATGACATCGATCAGCTCATGCGTCGCACTCGCCGTCGCCCATTGGCTAAGGACACGGTGACGGTCAACCAAGCGCGGATTTTCGCGTGGGTAATGATGATCGCATCCGTGCTTTTCTTGGGCCTGCTGGCCCATTCATGGCTAGCAGCAGGTTTCGTCGTGTTGACGATCTGGTTCTACATTTACGTCTACACCAAGTGGCTGAAGCGGCGGACATGGCAAAACGTCATTTGGGGCGGCGCAGCTGGCTGCATGCCCGTTATTGTCGGTTGGGCTGCCACTACGGACAACCACGGTGGAGCGCTGCATGCAGGATGGAGCTCGTGGATTCAAGCGATCATCTTGTTCATGATCATTTTCTTCTGGACCCCACCTCACACGTGGGCGCTTGGGATGCGCTACCGCGAAGACTATGAAGCCGCTGGCGTGCCGATGATGCCCGTCGTGAAACCACCTCTGGAAGTCACCCGACAAATTTTGGCTTACACTTGGGCCACCGTCATCACCAGTTTGCTGCTGGTTCCCGCTGCCGGCTGGATTTACGCTGTTGTTGCAGTAGCCTCCGGCGCGTGGTTCATCCTGATGGCCCATAGACTGCACATCGGTGTGAAAAACGGCACTCCAGTCAAGCCGATGAAGCTGTTCTTCCTCTCGAACAACTACCTATCCATCCTTTTCGTTGCCCTCTCGGTCGATGCAGTCTTGGGTTGGGATACCGTCGCCCAAATGCTGAGCTAG
- the tkt gene encoding transketolase — protein sequence MTLSPDLAALTVRNYPADWTEADTRAVDLARVLAADAVENCGSGHPGTAMSLAPLAYTLYQRVLRHDPQDTEWVGRDRFVLSCGHSSLTQYIQLYLGGFGMELDDLKSLRTYHSKTPGHPEVHHTDGVEITTGPLGQGLASAVGMAMAARRERALFDPEAAPGQSPFDHFVYVIASDGDVQEGVTGEASSLAGTQQLGNLIVFWDDNGISIEDETTIAFTEDVVKRYESYGWQTLEVTGEDVEGILDAVERAKEETTKPTFIRLRSVIAFPAPNKMNTGASHGSALGADEITGIKQALDFPDAPFPVEEEIVKHARGLVDRGANVHAQWQKTFDEWAAANPESKKLFDRLYARELPTELSGKMPTWDAGESIATRKASEATLQVLGAELPELWGGSADLAGSTNTIIKGSPSFGPESISTRSFTTEPGGRNLHFGIREHGMAAILNGIALHGPTRPYGATFLQFSDYARGAVRLGALMKTDVYHVWTHDSIGLGEDGPTHQPVEHLASLRAIPHLAVIRPADANETAQAWMAALKAEESPKALVLTRQNVPVLEGTKEKAAEGVRRGAYILVDSSAPTPDAILMATGSEVQLAVEAAEELEQQGIATRVVSMPCMEWFLEQSAEYIESVLPSTVTARVSVEAAVAMPWHRFTGLQGRNISLEHYGASADYKTLYEKFGITVSAVVNAAKEVVAK from the coding sequence GTGACGCTCTCCCCAGACTTGGCGGCTTTGACCGTTCGTAATTACCCAGCTGATTGGACCGAGGCGGATACCCGTGCGGTTGATTTGGCGCGAGTTCTGGCCGCGGATGCCGTTGAGAACTGTGGGTCGGGGCACCCAGGTACCGCAATGAGCCTAGCTCCTCTGGCCTACACCTTGTACCAGCGAGTGCTGCGCCACGATCCACAGGACACTGAATGGGTGGGGCGCGATCGCTTCGTCCTGTCCTGTGGCCACTCATCGCTGACCCAATACATCCAGCTGTACCTGGGTGGATTCGGTATGGAACTTGATGATCTCAAGTCTCTGCGCACTTACCATTCCAAGACTCCAGGGCATCCCGAGGTGCACCATACGGATGGTGTGGAAATCACCACTGGTCCCTTGGGGCAAGGGTTGGCTTCCGCGGTGGGCATGGCCATGGCCGCCCGCCGTGAGCGCGCGCTGTTCGATCCAGAGGCCGCACCCGGGCAGTCTCCTTTCGATCACTTTGTCTACGTCATTGCATCCGACGGAGACGTGCAAGAGGGGGTAACCGGTGAGGCATCCTCCCTAGCTGGAACGCAACAGCTAGGGAACCTCATTGTCTTCTGGGATGACAACGGCATTTCAATTGAAGATGAGACCACTATTGCTTTCACCGAGGATGTCGTAAAGCGCTACGAGTCTTACGGTTGGCAGACGCTCGAGGTCACGGGTGAGGATGTCGAGGGAATTCTTGACGCCGTGGAGCGCGCGAAGGAAGAGACCACCAAGCCGACCTTTATCCGACTGCGCTCAGTTATCGCCTTCCCAGCACCGAACAAAATGAATACAGGTGCTTCGCACGGTTCTGCGCTGGGTGCAGATGAGATCACCGGGATCAAACAAGCGTTGGACTTCCCCGATGCGCCATTCCCCGTCGAAGAAGAAATCGTTAAGCACGCGCGGGGTCTGGTGGATCGAGGCGCGAACGTTCACGCCCAATGGCAGAAAACCTTCGATGAGTGGGCAGCGGCAAATCCTGAAAGCAAGAAGCTCTTCGACCGGCTCTACGCGCGCGAATTGCCAACGGAACTTTCCGGCAAGATGCCTACGTGGGACGCCGGTGAATCCATTGCCACTCGCAAGGCCTCTGAAGCCACTCTCCAAGTACTCGGTGCCGAACTTCCAGAGCTGTGGGGAGGATCCGCGGACCTAGCCGGTTCTACCAACACCATCATCAAGGGCTCTCCTTCCTTCGGCCCAGAGAGCATTTCTACCCGCAGCTTCACCACCGAGCCAGGTGGTCGCAATTTGCACTTCGGTATCCGCGAGCACGGCATGGCCGCAATCCTTAACGGTATTGCCCTGCACGGTCCAACGCGCCCATACGGCGCGACGTTCCTGCAGTTCTCCGACTACGCACGAGGTGCTGTGCGCTTGGGAGCTCTTATGAAGACCGACGTGTACCACGTGTGGACCCATGACTCGATCGGGCTTGGAGAAGACGGCCCCACTCACCAGCCAGTTGAGCATCTCGCATCTCTGCGTGCAATCCCCCACCTGGCGGTAATCCGTCCGGCTGATGCCAACGAAACTGCACAGGCTTGGATGGCAGCTTTGAAAGCAGAGGAAAGCCCGAAGGCTCTGGTTCTTACCCGTCAGAATGTTCCAGTGCTGGAAGGAACAAAGGAGAAGGCGGCTGAAGGTGTTCGCCGCGGCGCTTACATTTTGGTGGATTCCTCTGCTCCGACACCCGATGCGATCCTGATGGCAACGGGTTCCGAGGTTCAATTGGCCGTGGAGGCTGCCGAGGAATTGGAACAACAGGGCATTGCCACACGGGTTGTCTCGATGCCATGCATGGAGTGGTTCTTGGAGCAGAGCGCCGAGTATATCGAGTCCGTTTTGCCCAGCACCGTGACCGCCCGTGTATCCGTTGAAGCAGCCGTGGCCATGCCATGGCACCGTTTCACTGGTCTGCAAGGTCGCAATATCTCCCTTGAGCACTACGGCGCCTCCGCCGACTATAAGACGCTCTACGAAAAGTTCGGTATCACCGTTTCAGCAGTCGTCAACGCTGCCAAGGAAGTTGTTGCCAAGTAG
- the tal gene encoding transaldolase — MTAHTPTASLPGPDAIQQLRKLGTSVWLDDLSRDRLRSGNLQEIIASKGIAGVTTNPAIFATAMGAGTAYDAQIADLAATETPAVNAVFAMASDDVREACDAFTGIYETTDGVDGRVSLEVDPRLAHDREATVAQARELAEKVDRPNVMIKIPATEECLPAITDVLAEGISVNVTLIFSVSRYRQVCEAFLNGLEAAADNGKDLSTIHSVASFFVSRVDTEVDKRLEKLGETELQGQAALANARLAYAAFEETLLTNPRWEKLRAKGAHIQRPLWASTSVKNPDYPDTLYVDALAGPRTVNTMPEATLDAVIDHSEADEDLLSDKKMQAEIVFQLLDDVGVDLGDVWQVLEEEGVQKFIDSWEELLETVDQQLRAKKGEA, encoded by the coding sequence ATGACTGCTCACACCCCTACCGCCTCCCTACCTGGCCCCGATGCCATTCAACAGCTGCGCAAGCTTGGAACGTCAGTGTGGCTCGATGACCTCTCCAGAGACCGATTGCGAAGTGGCAATCTTCAAGAGATCATCGCCTCAAAAGGCATCGCTGGAGTGACGACCAATCCAGCCATTTTCGCCACAGCTATGGGCGCTGGCACGGCTTATGATGCCCAAATTGCGGACTTAGCCGCGACAGAGACCCCCGCAGTCAACGCCGTCTTTGCTATGGCTTCCGATGACGTTCGTGAAGCCTGCGATGCGTTTACCGGTATTTACGAAACCACGGATGGTGTCGATGGACGCGTCTCGCTCGAGGTTGATCCCCGGCTGGCCCATGATCGCGAAGCCACAGTGGCGCAAGCACGCGAGCTAGCCGAAAAGGTTGATCGTCCAAACGTAATGATCAAAATCCCGGCGACCGAAGAATGCCTGCCTGCGATAACCGATGTTCTCGCCGAAGGCATTAGCGTAAACGTCACTTTGATCTTCTCTGTATCGCGTTACCGGCAAGTATGCGAAGCTTTCCTCAATGGATTGGAAGCCGCAGCGGATAACGGCAAAGATCTCAGCACTATACATTCGGTTGCTAGCTTCTTCGTTTCCCGTGTGGATACAGAAGTCGATAAACGCCTAGAAAAACTCGGGGAAACCGAACTCCAGGGGCAAGCCGCTTTGGCCAATGCCCGACTGGCGTATGCCGCATTTGAAGAAACTCTGCTCACGAATCCGCGCTGGGAAAAGCTGCGTGCCAAAGGAGCGCATATTCAGCGGCCACTGTGGGCGTCAACCTCTGTCAAGAACCCCGATTACCCAGATACGCTTTATGTTGATGCCTTAGCCGGGCCACGCACCGTCAATACCATGCCGGAGGCCACACTGGATGCAGTAATTGACCACAGTGAAGCGGATGAGGACCTGCTCAGCGACAAGAAGATGCAGGCTGAGATCGTATTCCAACTGTTGGATGACGTCGGCGTGGATCTAGGTGACGTATGGCAGGTACTGGAAGAAGAGGGCGTACAGAAGTTCATCGATTCTTGGGAAGAATTGTTGGAAACCGTAGATCAGCAGCTCCGAGCGAAGAAGGGCGAGGCATAA
- the zwf gene encoding glucose-6-phosphate dehydrogenase — MLTQPRDWENPLRDDLDKRLPRIAGPSGLVIFGVTGDLARKKLLPAVYDLANRGLLPPGFSLIGYGRRDWTKEEFEGQVLEAVKERARTPWRQSVWDRLAEGIFFAKGDFTTDEAFDNLAALTREIDATRGTAGNWAFYLSVPPEYFSNVCNQLDRSGLARGEKISSATDEYPAVPGWRRVVIEKPFGHDEQSAHELNEIVNHVFPESSVFRIDHYLGKETVQNILALRFANQLFDPLFNSHYVDHVQITMAEDIGLGGRAGYYDGIGAARDVIQNHLLQLLALVAMEEPVAFNPAELQAEKIKVLRATKPVGPFAQTTARGQYTSGWQGSEPVKGLRQEDGFDPESTTETYAAATFEINSRRWAGVPFYLRSGKRLGRRVTEIALVFKEAPHLPFGVNQTASQGNNMLVIRVQPDEGVLMRFGSKVPGSAMEVRDVNMDFSYSEAFTEQSPEAYERLILDALLDEASLFPTNDEVELSWRILDPILDYWSMHGRPEDYPAGTWGPESADKMLRRTGRSWRRP, encoded by the coding sequence ATGCTCACCCAACCACGGGACTGGGAAAACCCCCTCCGCGACGATCTGGACAAACGCCTGCCTCGAATAGCAGGGCCCAGTGGCCTAGTGATATTCGGAGTTACCGGAGACTTGGCTCGTAAGAAGCTGCTGCCGGCAGTTTACGACCTAGCTAATCGAGGGCTGCTGCCACCAGGATTCAGCTTGATTGGTTACGGTCGCCGTGATTGGACTAAGGAAGAGTTCGAAGGCCAAGTGCTGGAGGCAGTCAAGGAAAGAGCACGCACACCGTGGCGCCAATCCGTATGGGACCGATTGGCTGAAGGCATCTTTTTCGCAAAAGGCGACTTCACCACGGACGAAGCTTTCGATAACCTCGCCGCGTTGACCCGGGAAATCGATGCCACCCGTGGCACCGCAGGAAACTGGGCATTCTACCTCTCCGTTCCGCCGGAATACTTCTCCAACGTATGCAACCAGTTAGACCGTTCCGGTCTCGCCCGTGGGGAGAAAATCTCCAGCGCAACCGACGAGTACCCGGCAGTACCGGGTTGGCGCCGTGTGGTGATTGAAAAGCCGTTCGGACACGACGAACAGTCGGCTCACGAGCTCAACGAAATCGTCAACCACGTGTTCCCTGAGAGTTCTGTCTTCCGCATCGACCACTATCTGGGCAAAGAGACCGTACAGAACATTTTGGCTCTGCGTTTTGCCAACCAGCTTTTCGATCCATTGTTTAACAGCCATTATGTTGATCACGTCCAGATCACCATGGCCGAAGACATCGGACTGGGAGGTCGTGCAGGTTACTACGACGGAATCGGCGCCGCCCGAGACGTGATCCAGAATCACTTGTTGCAGTTGCTGGCACTCGTGGCGATGGAAGAACCAGTAGCCTTCAATCCCGCAGAACTCCAAGCTGAGAAAATCAAGGTTCTTCGTGCTACCAAGCCCGTTGGTCCATTCGCGCAAACAACGGCCCGTGGCCAGTACACGTCCGGTTGGCAAGGCAGCGAGCCCGTGAAGGGGCTGCGGCAAGAAGATGGATTTGATCCAGAATCAACCACAGAGACCTATGCAGCCGCTACTTTCGAAATCAATTCCCGCCGTTGGGCTGGTGTCCCCTTCTACCTGCGCTCCGGAAAACGCTTGGGCCGTCGCGTGACCGAAATCGCGTTGGTTTTCAAAGAAGCCCCCCACCTGCCCTTCGGCGTGAACCAGACAGCATCTCAAGGCAACAACATGTTGGTTATCAGGGTGCAGCCGGACGAAGGCGTACTCATGCGCTTTGGTTCGAAGGTACCGGGATCGGCTATGGAAGTCCGCGATGTGAACATGGACTTCAGCTACTCCGAGGCCTTTACCGAACAGTCCCCCGAGGCCTACGAACGCCTTATTCTAGATGCCCTCTTGGATGAAGCCAGCCTGTTCCCAACCAATGATGAGGTCGAACTATCGTGGCGCATTCTCGATCCAATCCTGGACTACTGGTCGATGCATGGACGTCCTGAGGACTATCCGGCCGGCACATGGGGTCCGGAAAGTGCCGATAAAATGCTGCGCCGAACCGGTCGCTCGTGGCGCCGTCCATAG
- a CDS encoding glucose-6-phosphate dehydrogenase assembly protein OpcA: MIIDLPNTHTHDVTRRLREIRDERGQLTSGRVLTLIVVATDEDDLDVIIDATHEASREHPARVLLLVTHRKSAAARLDAQIRLGGDAGASEIIVMHVHGELSAHRDSVVTPLLLPDTPIVAWWPTHGPRNPASDPIGALATRRITDSLFDEDPDALYRRRMTYAHGDSDMAWSRITLWRGLLASLLDQPPHEDILAAEVTGPLEDPSADIAAGWLADRLDVPVTRKVSGSPAVPLDAEGKECFGVESIVLRRTDTDITVRVNSAHTAECTVGETTRVVTFGRRELYECLAEELRHLDADYAFGHALRGLARVSRPHRGRKGTDRSRLDGRDRWTGGRDDSQFDVQASLR, from the coding sequence ATGATCATTGATCTTCCCAACACCCACACTCACGACGTCACCCGCCGACTGCGTGAGATTCGTGACGAACGTGGCCAGCTCACCAGTGGTCGCGTGCTCACCCTCATTGTGGTGGCTACTGATGAAGACGATCTCGATGTCATCATCGATGCCACCCACGAAGCATCTCGCGAACACCCTGCGCGCGTGTTGCTGCTGGTTACGCACCGCAAGTCCGCAGCGGCACGGTTGGATGCCCAGATTCGTTTGGGCGGAGACGCAGGAGCTTCCGAAATCATCGTCATGCACGTGCATGGCGAACTTAGCGCTCACCGTGATTCCGTCGTCACTCCCCTGTTGTTGCCTGACACACCCATTGTGGCTTGGTGGCCCACTCACGGACCACGTAATCCGGCCTCTGATCCCATTGGTGCTCTAGCGACTCGGCGAATTACTGACTCGCTGTTTGATGAGGATCCCGATGCCCTGTATCGCCGACGGATGACTTATGCCCACGGGGATTCGGACATGGCTTGGAGCCGCATTACCTTGTGGCGCGGACTACTTGCTTCCCTACTCGACCAACCGCCCCATGAAGATATCCTTGCGGCAGAAGTGACCGGCCCGCTAGAAGACCCGAGCGCGGATATCGCCGCAGGCTGGTTGGCGGACCGTTTGGACGTTCCAGTGACCCGTAAAGTCAGCGGCAGTCCAGCTGTGCCGCTGGATGCCGAAGGCAAAGAATGCTTTGGCGTGGAGTCGATTGTCTTGCGCCGTACCGATACCGATATCACGGTGCGTGTCAATAGCGCCCACACCGCGGAATGCACGGTTGGCGAAACCACTCGCGTTGTCACTTTCGGTCGCCGTGAACTCTACGAGTGCCTCGCAGAAGAGCTCCGCCACTTGGACGCTGATTATGCCTTTGGGCACGCATTACGTGGCCTTGCTCGTGTTAGTCGCCCGCACCGTGGTCGCAAAGGCACCGACCGGTCGCGCCTCGATGGCAGGGATCGTTGGACGGGCGGTCGCGATGATTCCCAGTTCGATGTGCAAGCCTCCCTGCGATAG
- the pgl gene encoding 6-phosphogluconolactonase, with product MSTPEVHVRNGFESQDELAQAAARELVTAIVHLQRTQPEVRLVLTGGGAGIATLRHLASYDHLAARSADDFPMERIDWHRVLIFFGDERFLPVGDPERNDTQADEALLQHVSVPAENIFRYGAPEDSSLDDAATAYAQTVREQAPDGFDIHLLGMGPEGHINSLFPHTPELKNPSDLVVAVRDCPKPPPERVSLSMDAVNTADEVWLLVSGSAKAEAAAQVAMRADEEFQWPAALASGKKKTLLWVDEEASTQLPE from the coding sequence ATGTCTACGCCTGAAGTTCATGTTCGCAATGGTTTTGAATCGCAAGACGAACTCGCCCAAGCGGCCGCCCGCGAACTGGTTACCGCCATCGTGCACCTACAGCGGACCCAACCTGAGGTCCGTCTAGTCCTCACGGGTGGTGGCGCTGGTATTGCCACGCTGCGCCACCTCGCCAGTTACGATCACTTGGCGGCGCGAAGCGCTGATGACTTCCCAATGGAACGCATAGATTGGCACCGCGTGCTCATCTTCTTCGGCGATGAGCGGTTCCTCCCTGTTGGAGACCCCGAACGCAACGACACACAAGCTGACGAAGCCTTACTGCAACACGTCTCAGTTCCCGCTGAGAATATTTTCCGTTACGGGGCGCCGGAGGATTCTTCTTTGGACGACGCCGCCACGGCCTACGCCCAAACGGTTCGTGAGCAGGCCCCTGACGGATTCGACATTCACCTTCTGGGGATGGGACCAGAAGGACACATCAATTCACTCTTCCCGCATACCCCGGAGTTGAAGAACCCTAGCGACCTTGTCGTCGCGGTCCGTGATTGCCCGAAGCCACCACCTGAGCGCGTTTCCCTCAGCATGGATGCGGTCAACACGGCTGATGAGGTCTGGCTGCTCGTGTCGGGTTCGGCTAAGGCGGAGGCTGCAGCGCAGGTGGCCATGCGTGCCGATGAAGAGTTTCAGTGGCCAGCGGCGTTGGCGTCAGGTAAAAAGAAAACCCTGCTTTGGGTAGACGAAGAAGCATCAACGCAATTGCCGGAATAA
- a CDS encoding GNAT family N-acetyltransferase, which translates to MAKSPANSLHATELSDEVIRLRPLEITDARDLSKSVDARMVEFTRVPVARPNDYTVEMAEEFIAYLNNHEQAVAWALTEPLNSGDRYCGNIEFRVDPINPHTGSLGYNSAPWARGRGLQSRAVRLAARYLFELGFHRVELRARVDNHASRWVAEKAQFTFEGYARGAEFSRGEYHDLAVYSALATDPAFRQ; encoded by the coding sequence ATGGCAAAATCACCTGCTAATTCGCTCCATGCCACTGAGCTTTCGGACGAGGTTATACGGCTCCGTCCCTTGGAGATCACCGATGCAAGAGATCTTTCCAAAAGCGTTGATGCCCGAATGGTTGAGTTCACGCGTGTTCCCGTGGCGCGCCCCAACGACTACACCGTGGAGATGGCAGAGGAGTTCATTGCCTACCTCAACAACCACGAGCAGGCTGTCGCGTGGGCGCTCACCGAGCCTCTAAACTCTGGTGATCGGTACTGTGGCAACATCGAATTCCGAGTGGATCCGATCAACCCGCACACCGGTTCCCTCGGCTACAACTCGGCGCCGTGGGCTCGAGGTCGAGGGTTGCAAAGTCGCGCGGTGAGATTAGCCGCTCGGTACCTCTTCGAACTTGGCTTTCACCGCGTTGAGCTGCGTGCAAGGGTTGATAACCACGCCTCGCGCTGGGTGGCTGAAAAAGCACAGTTCACCTTCGAGGGCTACGCCCGGGGCGCCGAATTTTCCCGGGGAGAATATCATGACCTAGCAGTGTATTCCGCCTTGGCCACGGATCCTGCCTTCCGCCAATGA
- the secG gene encoding preprotein translocase subunit SecG yields the protein MILALQIILVISSLLMGLSVLLHKGKGGGLSSLFGGGMQSNLSGSTVAEKNLDRLTIITALIWVLAIIGLNLLLYYGK from the coding sequence TTGATCCTCGCACTTCAGATCATCTTGGTCATCTCAAGCCTTCTCATGGGGCTGTCTGTGCTCTTGCACAAAGGCAAAGGTGGTGGCCTTTCTAGTCTCTTCGGCGGTGGCATGCAATCGAACCTGTCCGGTTCGACTGTGGCAGAAAAGAACCTGGATCGCCTGACTATTATCACCGCTCTGATTTGGGTGTTGGCCATCATCGGTCTGAACTTGTTGCTCTACTACGGAAAGTAG
- the tpiA gene encoding triose-phosphate isomerase, which produces MTQRTPLIAGNWKMNLNHLEAIQVVQRFDFALPKDYYDKVDVAFIPPFTDIRSVQTVADGEKMLFTYGAQDVSEHESGAYTGEVSASMLAKLGCSWVVVGHSERRQYHNESDELVARKAKATLQAGMSPIVCVGEPLEVREAGEHVDYVVKQTRASLEGLGKDDVAKTVIAYEPVWAIGTGKVASAADAQEVCKAIRALIAELTDDEVAAGIRILYGGSVKTDSVAEIVSQPDVDGGLVGGASLDGGDFAKLVAAAAKA; this is translated from the coding sequence ATGACTCAGCGCACCCCGTTGATCGCTGGAAACTGGAAGATGAATCTGAACCACCTCGAGGCAATTCAGGTGGTGCAAAGATTCGATTTTGCCTTGCCGAAGGATTACTACGACAAAGTGGATGTCGCTTTCATCCCACCATTTACTGACATTCGTTCGGTACAGACGGTTGCGGATGGCGAAAAGATGTTGTTCACCTATGGTGCACAGGATGTAAGCGAGCACGAATCTGGCGCGTACACAGGTGAAGTATCCGCCAGCATGCTCGCCAAATTGGGCTGCAGCTGGGTGGTAGTAGGGCACTCTGAGCGTCGGCAATACCACAATGAGTCAGACGAACTCGTGGCACGCAAGGCAAAAGCCACTCTCCAAGCTGGAATGAGCCCCATCGTTTGTGTCGGTGAGCCTCTCGAAGTACGGGAGGCAGGGGAGCATGTGGACTACGTCGTGAAGCAAACTCGCGCTTCGTTGGAAGGGCTTGGCAAGGACGATGTGGCGAAGACCGTCATCGCCTACGAACCCGTCTGGGCTATCGGAACGGGCAAGGTGGCATCTGCTGCTGATGCTCAAGAAGTGTGCAAGGCCATCCGTGCGCTGATTGCGGAACTGACAGACGACGAGGTAGCAGCAGGCATTCGCATCCTCTACGGCGGATCAGTCAAGACGGACTCGGTGGCAGAGATCGTATCCCAGCCAGACGTCGATGGCGGTTTGGTTGGCGGGGCCAGCTTGGACGGCGGTGACTTCGCGAAACTCGTCGCTGCGGCCGCCAAGGCTTAG
- a CDS encoding phosphoglycerate kinase, protein MAVKTVQDLINEGVEGRHVLVRADLNVPLKDGEITDPGRIDASVPTLKALLDAGARVVVAAHLGRPKGEANPEFSLEPVAEALAERLDQWVPLAADVTGEDAHERANGLNDGDILLLENVRFDARETSKNESEREEFAAELAALTADNGAFVSDGFGVVHRAQASVYDVAKKLPHYAGGLVETELEVLKKVSENPAKPYAVVLGGSKVSDKLGVIEALAPKVDNLIIGGGMCFTFLKVQGHEVGGSLLQEDMLDTCRDLLERFGDVIVLPKDVVAAEKFDKDAEHKVVDLDSIPAEWMGLDIGPESVKAFAEILANSKTVFWNGPMGVFEFPAFAEGTRGVAEAIIGATKNGAFSVVGGGDSAAAVRTLGLGEDGFSHISTGGGASLEFLEGKELPGVAVLES, encoded by the coding sequence ATGGCAGTGAAAACCGTTCAGGATCTCATCAACGAGGGAGTAGAAGGGCGGCACGTATTGGTTCGCGCCGACCTCAACGTTCCACTCAAAGACGGAGAAATCACAGATCCTGGCCGTATTGACGCCTCGGTCCCCACGCTCAAGGCCCTACTCGATGCCGGCGCTCGCGTGGTCGTCGCTGCTCACTTGGGCCGTCCAAAGGGTGAAGCCAACCCGGAGTTCTCGCTCGAACCCGTGGCCGAGGCATTGGCAGAGCGGCTTGATCAGTGGGTGCCATTGGCGGCTGATGTCACCGGTGAAGACGCCCATGAGCGTGCAAACGGCCTCAACGATGGCGATATCCTACTTCTGGAAAACGTCCGGTTCGACGCACGTGAAACCTCCAAGAACGAGTCCGAACGCGAAGAGTTCGCTGCCGAGTTGGCCGCACTGACCGCAGATAATGGCGCCTTCGTTTCCGACGGTTTCGGTGTGGTGCACCGTGCCCAAGCATCGGTATATGACGTGGCAAAGAAGTTGCCTCACTACGCTGGAGGACTCGTCGAGACCGAGTTGGAGGTCCTGAAGAAGGTTAGTGAGAACCCAGCAAAGCCTTACGCCGTCGTGCTAGGTGGTTCCAAGGTTTCGGACAAGCTCGGAGTTATCGAAGCATTAGCTCCCAAAGTAGACAACCTCATCATTGGTGGTGGCATGTGCTTCACCTTCCTCAAGGTTCAGGGCCATGAGGTGGGTGGCTCTTTGCTGCAGGAAGACATGCTCGATACCTGCCGGGATTTGCTGGAGCGTTTCGGAGACGTCATCGTGCTGCCCAAGGATGTTGTTGCTGCCGAGAAGTTCGATAAGGATGCGGAACACAAGGTCGTCGATCTCGATTCCATTCCAGCTGAGTGGATGGGATTGGATATTGGGCCGGAATCCGTGAAGGCCTTCGCTGAGATCTTGGCTAACTCGAAGACCGTGTTTTGGAATGGTCCTATGGGCGTGTTCGAGTTCCCTGCCTTTGCAGAGGGCACCCGTGGTGTTGCTGAAGCCATTATCGGAGCAACCAAGAATGGTGCATTCAGTGTGGTCGGCGGCGGAGATTCTGCTGCTGCCGTTCGTACCCTTGGCCTTGGCGAAGATGGATTTTCGCATATCTCCACCGGTGGTGGCGCATCCCTAGAATTCCTTGAAGGCAAGGAACTACCTGGCGTCGCAGTATTGGAAAGCTAA